One Desertifilum tharense IPPAS B-1220 genomic window carries:
- a CDS encoding alpha-amylase family glycosyl hydrolase, with the protein MTANTPPSSLPLSEDVATPTTPVQTPEQYQVSDQQVSEEVEMLVTEEKTETDIDLEFLYTRDIEFRQETLYFIVVDRFHDGDPDNSEGPNPELFDPERQDWGKYWGGDLQGVIDKLDYLKNLGVTAVWLTPLFEQVEALFVESAAIHGYWTKDFKRINPRFIAQTDNPSLNQTQETRDTVFDRLVEELHKRNMKLVLDIVCNHSNPDFDGKKGELYDDGVKIADFNDDKNHWYHHYGEVTNWEDDWQVQNCELSGLATFNENNTEYRNYIKSAIKQWLDRGVDALRVDTVKHMPIWFWQEFNADILSHKPDVFIFGEWIYSHPSSDRSVEFANCSGMTMLDFGLCIAIREALGTMAEDGFQLVQNILDQDHRYCGATELITFIDNHDMHRFMSLNPDPDIIRLATCLLMTTRGIPCLYYGTEQYLHNDTNADPNPYGNNDPYNRPMMESWDTDSPLYRLVRLLSGIRRLNPAVSMGSQWQKFLTPDVYCYVRRYRDSVLFVALNRGETITLEEVDTELPDGEHTDIISREKYEVKDHKIINLEIKAKDAIVFSHVGERVKGQTIVRVQLNGAETQPGEIIVVTGDCPELGNWDISKAYPLEYINTNTWFGEIPFNESAGRLIAYKYAMWREGQSPLRENLVARRWVLATEGTVKWRDQWAH; encoded by the coding sequence ATGACGGCTAACACACCTCCTTCTTCTTTGCCTCTATCGGAAGACGTAGCTACGCCCACAACTCCCGTACAAACTCCCGAACAATATCAAGTTTCAGATCAACAAGTCAGTGAAGAAGTAGAAATGCTTGTCACTGAAGAGAAAACCGAAACCGATATTGACCTAGAATTTCTCTACACCCGCGATATTGAATTCCGGCAAGAAACCCTCTATTTTATTGTCGTCGATCGCTTTCACGACGGCGATCCAGACAATAGCGAAGGCCCAAACCCCGAACTTTTTGACCCAGAACGTCAAGACTGGGGTAAATATTGGGGAGGAGACTTACAAGGGGTTATTGATAAGCTTGACTACTTGAAAAATTTAGGCGTCACCGCCGTTTGGCTAACCCCTTTATTTGAACAAGTTGAAGCCTTATTTGTAGAAAGTGCAGCCATTCACGGCTATTGGACAAAAGACTTTAAACGAATCAACCCGCGTTTTATTGCCCAAACTGACAATCCTTCCTTAAACCAAACCCAAGAAACCAGGGATACCGTTTTCGATCGACTGGTTGAAGAATTGCACAAGCGAAATATGAAACTTGTGCTAGATATTGTCTGCAATCACAGCAACCCCGACTTTGACGGAAAAAAAGGCGAACTTTACGACGATGGCGTCAAAATTGCCGACTTCAACGACGATAAAAATCACTGGTATCACCACTACGGTGAAGTGACCAATTGGGAAGATGACTGGCAAGTTCAAAACTGCGAACTGTCAGGGTTAGCCACCTTCAACGAGAATAATACCGAATATCGCAACTACATTAAATCTGCCATTAAACAATGGTTAGACCGAGGTGTTGATGCCCTGCGCGTTGATACCGTTAAACATATGCCAATTTGGTTTTGGCAGGAATTTAACGCCGATATTCTCTCTCACAAACCCGATGTTTTCATCTTCGGAGAATGGATTTATAGCCATCCCAGTAGCGATCGCTCCGTAGAATTTGCCAACTGTTCGGGCATGACCATGCTAGACTTTGGTCTATGCATTGCCATTCGCGAAGCTTTAGGCACAATGGCAGAAGATGGATTTCAACTCGTACAAAATATCCTCGATCAAGATCATCGCTACTGCGGGGCAACTGAACTGATTACCTTCATTGATAATCATGATATGCATCGGTTCATGTCCCTCAATCCCGATCCGGATATTATTCGATTAGCCACCTGTTTATTGATGACAACGCGGGGCATTCCCTGTCTCTATTATGGGACAGAACAATACTTACATAATGACACCAACGCCGATCCAAATCCTTACGGCAATAATGACCCCTATAATCGTCCCATGATGGAGAGTTGGGATACCGACAGCCCCCTCTATCGCTTAGTTCGCTTGCTGTCTGGCATTCGCCGTTTAAACCCGGCCGTTTCAATGGGCAGTCAGTGGCAAAAGTTTTTAACACCTGATGTCTACTGCTACGTCCGACGCTACCGCGATTCAGTATTATTTGTTGCCCTAAATCGCGGCGAAACCATCACCCTAGAAGAAGTAGATACAGAGTTACCCGACGGCGAACATACCGATATCATCTCCCGCGAGAAATACGAGGTTAAAGACCATAAAATTATCAACCTCGAAATCAAAGCCAAAGATGCTATTGTGTTTAGCCATGTTGGCGAACGGGTCAAAGGTCAAACGATTGTTCGCGTACAACTCAATGGCGCGGAAACTCAACCCGGAGAAATCATTGTCGTAACAGGGGATTGTCCAGAATTAGGCAATTGGGATATTAGCAAAGCTTACCCCTTGGAATATATCAATACCAATACTTGGTTTGGAGAAATTCCCTTCAATGAAAGCGCCGGAAGGCTAATTGCTTATAAGTACGCGATGTGGCGGGAAGGTCAGTCACCGCTACGGGAAAATCTAGTTGCCCGTCGCTGGGTTCTCGCCACTGAGGGAACCGTAAAATGGCGCGACCAATGGGCACACTAG